The Paenibacillus polymyxa M1 DNA segment CATAAGCAGAGCGAGTTTTATTATAGTCCCGATTATTTGAATGTACCCAGAACAGACAAGCTGCTGTACATCCAAATTACAATGGGATCGGGTAGAACTACGGAACAAAAAAAGAGTTTTTACCAAACGTTAGCCGAACTCCTATCTATTGAATGCAAGATAAGATCAGAGGATGTATTTGTGACGCTGGTAGAGACTGAATTAGAGGATTGGTCCTTTGGCAACGGACTTGCTCAAATGATCTTATGAAGCATAAATTAATCAGATCGAGTGTTCGTGAAATGATAGGTAATTTTGCACCCGCTTTTGTAAGCTATACGGAGGAAGTTCTTTTTGGAGATGTATGGAGAAGAAGTGAGCTATCTCTTAGGGAACGGAGTCTCATTACAGTTGCTGCTTTGGTAGCGGGTGAGCATGTGAATCAACTTCCTTATCATCTGAACCTGGCCAAAGAGAACGGGATTTCGGAGGAAGAATTGATTGAGGTCATTACACAGCTAGCCTTTTACGTAGGATGGCCGCGGGCGGCCTCAGCAGTTCAGGTTGCCAAAGACGTATTTTGTAAGGAAAAAGAACGTTAACCATGAACTTAAAATACCGCTGAGCACAAGGATTTCGAGTGTTTGGCGGTTTTTTGATATGATTGTATTGTTATTCTGCTTTGAAAGCGGTATAGTAAGAGTAATTGAATGAGGGGCATTGTGCCCTTCGGGATTGTTACTGGTAAGCAGGCGATACCCAAATAATGACTAATGGACTTAGTCGTTATTTGGTTTTTTTTGTTATTCCAACTTTGTTATTACATCAATGAGGTGAGCAGCTAGATGATCATCCGGCAAATATTTAACAACAATGTCATTCGGGCCGAAAATCAGGTAGGTCATGAGTTTGTTGTCATAGGGAACGGTCTGGGTTTTAAAAAGAAAAATGGTCAAAGGGTCGATGAAGAAAAAATAGAAAAAACCTTTGTATTAAAGTCCGATAAAATTCCGCAAAAATTAATTGATCTCATTGGGGAAACATCTGTAGAGTATTTGAAGGTGGCGGATGAAATTGTAGGCAGCGCCAAAAAAGAAATGGGAGATATTTTTAGTGATAATATCTATATTTCGTTGATT contains these protein-coding regions:
- a CDS encoding tautomerase family protein, encoding MPFVRVGYTEQQYTEQELPGISRCIMTALIEHFQVPPNDYFQVFHAHKQSEFYYSPDYLNVPRTDKLLYIQITMGSGRTTEQKKSFYQTLAELLSIECKIRSEDVFVTLVETELEDWSFGNGLAQMIL
- a CDS encoding carboxymuconolactone decarboxylase family protein yields the protein MKHKLIRSSVREMIGNFAPAFVSYTEEVLFGDVWRRSELSLRERSLITVAALVAGEHVNQLPYHLNLAKENGISEEELIEVITQLAFYVGWPRAASAVQVAKDVFCKEKER